One Primulina tabacum isolate GXHZ01 chromosome 10, ASM2559414v2, whole genome shotgun sequence DNA segment encodes these proteins:
- the LOC142505363 gene encoding uncharacterized protein LOC142505363 — protein MKASPAGCSRSWSISEDSLRRYVYHASESCIQELLSASESNRVGSTAGHDGWEAVGMENDVEISRRRSGSLHTFRSRWVLKSVSPQQFMTVANAIDAAKQWDPDLVEAKYIKDLEENLSIIRLRFGDKSKPSFRNREFIVYERRETMDDGTLVVAVASLPKEIAAGLHPKQNNSIRGLLLQSGWVLEKLEHDSCMVTYLVQLDPAGWLPKCFVNRFNTKLVMIIENLKKQLLACPTGRGDP, from the exons ATGAAAGCCAGCCCGGCAGGCTGTAGCAGATCTTG GTCTATAAGTGAGGACTCTTTGAGAAGATATGTTTACCATGCGAGTGAGAGCTGCATTCAAGAATTGCTTTCGGCTTCGGAATCGAACCGGGTCGGGAGCACAGCTGGACACGATGGATGGGAAGCTGTGGGGATGGAGAACGACGTGGAGATATCGAGACGTCGTTCGGGTTCGCTCCACACGTTTCGCAGCCGTTGGGTGCTCAAATCTGTTTCTCCACAGCAGTTTATGACAGTGGCTAATGCTATTGATGCAGCTAAG CAATGGGATCCTGATTTAGTAGAAGCCAAGTACATCAAAGATCTTGAAGAAAATCTCAGCATAATTCGTCTAAGATTTGGAGACAAATCTAAGCCTTCTTTCAGAAACAGAGAATTCATCGTTTACGAGCGACGCGAGACTATGGATGATGGAACTTTG GTTGTAGCAGTGGCTTCTCTGCCAAAAGAAATAGCAGCTGGATTACATCCAAAACAAAACAATTCAATAAGAGGGCTTCTGCTGCAGTCTGGATGGGTTCTTGAGAAGCTTGAACATGATTCTTGTATGGTCACTTATCTTGTTCAG TTGGATCCTGCAGGATGGTTGCCCAAGTGCTTTGTGAATCGTTTCAATACAAAACTAGTTATGATTATTGAAAACCTTAAAAAACAACTACTGGCTTGTCCCACTGGCCGGGGGGATCCTTGA
- the LOC142505522 gene encoding phytochrome A-like — MTSSHPGQSSTSSRSRHSTRMIAQTSIDAKIHTDFEESGSSFDYSSSVRTTSAARVDRGPRPDKITTAYLHQIQKGKLIQPFGCLLALDDKSLLVIAYSENAPEMLTMASHAVPSVGEHPVLDIGTDVKTIFTGPSAAALHKALGFGEVSLLNPILVHCKTSGKPFYGIIHRVTGSFIIDFEPVNGHEVSMTAAGALQSYKLAAKAITRLQSLPSGNMERLCDTMVQEVFELTGYDRVMMYKFHDDHHGEVYTEIIKPGLEAYLGLHYPATDIPQAARFLFMKNKVRMICDCRARPVKVLQDEKLPFDLTLCGSTLRAPHGCHSQYMENMNSVASLVMSVVVNEEVEEGSNSSQPQKEKRLWGLVVCHHLTPRFIPFPLRYACEFLSQVFSIHVNKELELENQMLEKNILRTQTLLCDMLLRDAPLGIVSQSPNIMDLVKCDGAALLYKNQNYSLGLTPHDSQIRDIVSWLDEYHRDSTGLSTDSLYDANFPGALALGDTICGMAAVKITDKDWLFWFRSHTAAEIRWGGARNEPYAEDDGRKLHPRSSFSAFLEVVKERSLPWKDYEMDAIHSLQLILRNAFKDIEATDLGTTAIHTRLNDMRIDGMQELEAVTSEMVRLIETASVPILAVDVDGRVNGWNTKIADITGLPVDEAIGRHFLALVEDSSADAVNKMLESALQGNEERNVQFEIKRHGSSEESGPISLVVNACASRDVRENVAGVCFIAQDVTAQKSMMDKFTRIEGDYRAIVQNPNPLIPPIFGSDEFGWCSEWNTAMTKLTGWPRDAVINKMLLGEVFGTHVACCRFKNQEAYVNLGIVLNNAAVSQESEKVPFGFFSRSGKYVECLLCAIKKLDEDGEVTGVFCFLQLASPELQQALHIQRITEQTSMKRLRLLAYIRREIKNPLSGIIFSRKMMEGTVLDDEQKSLLRTSVHCQRQLNKILDDTDLDHIIEGYMDLEMVEFKLHEVLIASISQVMMKSNAKGVKIVDNLAPSLSNETLYGDSVRLQQVLAAFLLVSVTVIPSGGQLGVAASLKKDSIGESVQLGHVEFRITHSGGGVPQGLLNQMFGDEQEASEEGISLFICRKLVKLMNGEVQYLREAEQSTFIISVELAISNHQT; from the exons ATGACGTCTTCACATCCTGGTCAATCGTCTACAAGCTCAAGGTCGAGACATAGCACTAGGATGATCGCTCAGACCTCAATAGACGCAAAAATTCACACAGACTTTGAGGAATCAGGTAGTTCATTTGACTATTCAAGCTCAGTGCGTACAACAAGTGCTGCCCGAGTTGATCGGGGGCCTAGGCCTGACAAAATCACCACGGCTTACCTACATCAAATACAGAAAGGAAAGCTGATTCAGCCATTTGGGTGTTTGTTGGCACTTGATGACAAGTCACTCCTTGTGATTGCCTACAGTGAGAATGCTCCCGAAATGCTTACAATGGCGAGTCATGCTGTTCCAAGTGTCGGAGAGCACCCAGTACTTGATATCGGAACTGACGTCAAAACCATTTTCACTGGTCCTAGTGCTGCTGCTTTACATAAGGCATTAGGATTTGGTGAGGTTTCTCTTTTAAACCCAATCTTGGTACACTGCAAAACTTCTGGAAAGCCGTTTTATGGTATAATCCACAGAGTTACAGGTAGTTTTATTATCGACTTTGAGCCTGTGAATGGTCATGAGGTCTCGATGACTGCTGCTGGTGCCTTACAATCTTATAAACTTGCTGCCAAAGCCATTACGAGATTGCAGTCATTACCAAGTGGGAACATGGAAAGGCTCTGTGATACAATGGTGCAAGAGGTTTTTGAACTCACGGGCTATGACCGAGTAATGATGTACAAGTTTCATGATGATCATCATGGGGAGGTGTACACCGAGATCATAAAGCCTGGGCTTGAGGCTTATTTGGGATTGCATTATCCGGCCACAGATATCCCTCAAGCTGCCCGATTTTTATTCATGAAGAACAAGGTCAGGATGATCTGCGACTGTAGAGCACGTCCTGTTAAGGTTCTTCAAGACGAGAAGCTTCCTTTCGATCTTACGTTATGTGGCTCGACACTCAGAGCTCCTCACGGTTGCCATTCACAATACATGGAAAACATGAATTCAGTTGCATCATTGGTGATGTCGGTTGTTGTTAATGAGGAAGTTGAAGAAGGCTCCAATTCCTCGCAGCCACAAAAGGAAAAACGGCTCTGGGGACTTGTGGTTTGCCATCACTTAACCCCAAGATTCATCCCTTTCCCTCTCCGTTATGCATGCGAATTTCTTTCCCAGGTGTTTTCCATTCATGTCAACAAAGAATTAGAATTGGAAAATCAGATGCTCGAGAAGAATATTCTGCGAACTCAAACCCTTTTGTGTGATATGCTGTTGCGAGATGCCCCTTTAGGCATCGTCTCACAAAGCCCAAACATAATGGATCTCGTGAAATGTGATGGGGCTGCTCTACTATATAAGAATCAAAATTATAGCTTAGGATTAACCCCACACGACTCTCAGATTCGTGACATAGTTTCTTGGCTAGACGAGTATCATCGAGATTCCACAGGTTTGAGTACAGATAGCTTATATGACGCCAATTTTCCTGGAGCGCTTGCTCTTGGTGACACTATCTGTGGAATGGCGGCTGTCAAGATAACTGATAAGGACTGGCTTTTCTGGTTCAGGTCGCACACTGCTGCAGAAATTCGTTGGGGTGGAGCCAGGAATGAACCATATGCAGAGGATGATGGCAGGAAGTTGCATCCAAGGTCATCTTTTAGCGCATTCTTAGAGGTTGTCAAGGAACGAAGTTTACCTTGGAAGGACTACGAGATGGATGCCATCCACTCTTTGCAGCTTATTCTACGTAACGCATTCAAGGATATCGAGGCTACAGATTTGGGCACAACGGCGATTCATACGAGACTTAATGACATGCGAATTGATGGAATGCAGGAGCTTGAAGCAGTGACATCTGAGATGGTCCGACTGATTGAAACCGCATCTGTGCCTATCTTGGCAGTTGATGTGGATGGGCGGGTTAATGGATGGAATACAAAAATTGCTGATATAACTGGTCTTCCTGTTGACGAAGCAATTGGCAGGCATTTTCTTGCGCTGGTAGAAGATTCTTCAGCTGATGCAGTGAATAAGATGTTGGAATCGGCACTTCAAG GGAATGAAGAACGAAATGTTCAGTTTGAGATCAAACGACACGGGTCAAGTGAAGAGTCTGGTCCCATCAGCTTAGTTGTAAACGCTTGTGCAAGCAGAGATGTTCGGGAAAATGTTGCGGGAGTATGTTTTATTGCTCAGGATGTGACCGCACAGAAAAGTATGATGGACAAATTCACAAGAATTGAAGGAGATTACAGAGCTATAGTACAAAATCCTAATCCACTTATCCCACCTATATTTGGCTCAGATGAATTTGGCTGGTGTTCCGAGTGGAATACAGCTATGACTAAATTAACTGGATGGCCTAGAGATGCTGTGATCAATAAAATGCTTCTCGGTGAGGTCTTTGGAACCCACGTAGCTTGTTGCCGATTCAAGAATCAAGAGGCTTATGTGAACCTTGGCATTGTACTCAACAACGCTGCAGTCAGTCAAGAATCTGAAAAGGTACCCTTTGGTTTTTTCTCGAGGAGTGGGAAGTATGTGGAATGCCTCCTTTGTGCGATAAAAAAGTTGGATGAAGATGGTGAAGTAACCGGCGTCTTCTGCTTCCTGCAGCTGGCAAGTCCAGAACTCCAACAGGCACTTCACATTCAACGCATAACAGAACAAACGTCAATGAAGAGATTGAGGCTCTTGGCATATATCAGAAGGGAGATTAAGAATCCCCTATCTGGAATTATATTTTCACGAAAGATGATGGAAGGAACTGTCCTGGATGATGAGCAGAAAAGCCTTCTTCGCACTAGTGTTCATTGCCAACGGCAGCTAAATAAAATTCTCGATGACACAGATCTTGATCATATAATTGAAGG GTACATGGATCTGGAGATGGTAGAGTTTAAGCTGCATGAGGTGTTGATAGCTTCCATCAGTCAAGTCATGATGAAGAGCAATGCAAAGGGTGTGAAAATAGTTGATAATTTAGCTCCAAGTCTCTCAAATGAAACCCTATATGGAGACAGTGTGAGGCTTCAGCAAGTCCTAGCGGCTTTCTTGCTCGTATCAGTTACTGTCATTCCGAGTGGAGGCCAGCTTGGTGTTGCAGCTTCTTTGAAAAAAGATTCTATAGGGGAATCTGTTCAGCTTGGTCACGTAGAATTCAG GATAACACACAGTGGCGGAGGAGTGCCTCAAGGGTTGTTGAACCAAATGTTTGGTGATGAACAGGAAGCATCTGAAGAAGGAATTAGCCTTTTTATCTGCCGTAAACTGGTGAAGCTTATGAATGGTGAGGTTCAGTATTTAAGGGAGGCGGAACAATCCACTTTCATTATATCCGTTGAACTAGCAATCTCTAACCACCAAACATGA
- the LOC142505523 gene encoding pectin acetylesterase 12-like isoform X1, with amino-acid sequence MQDDLRYCFGKPCCRNKGTQHSLSANTKMHLLGNISSTGGGWCNSIRSCVYRKKTHRGSSTYFKRQLPFTGILSNRAEENPDFFNWNRVKIRYCDGGSFAGDAENKAAGLQFRGQRIWLSVIEDLMSKGMHNAHQVIDIVLSGCHLFGFLFSGLIFPFDIDKAFQALLSGCSAGGLASILHCDEFRNLFPRNTKVKCLSDGGLFMDAVDVSGRRALRNFFGGVVRLQGFRRNLPSSCTNHRDPTSCFFPQNLITNIKTPLFILNAAYDSWQVQESLAPPTADPHGNWHGCKMNNELCSASQIRFFARWISST; translated from the exons ATGCAGGACGACCTCCGCTACTGTTTCGGCAAACCATGCTGCCGAAACAAGGGAACCCAACACAGTCTGAGTGCCAACACCAAGATGCATCTTCTTGGCAATATCAGTTCAACG GGTGGAGGATGGTGCAACAGTATTAGATCGTGTGTTTATCGCAAGAAGACGCATCGAGGGTCTTCGACGTATTTTAAAAGACAACTTCCATTTACAGGGATACTTAGCAACAGGGCTGAAGAAAATCCCG ATTTTTTTAACTGGAATAGAGTGAAGATACGGTATTGTGATGGGGGATCCTTTGCTGGAGATGCGGAAAACAAG GCTGCAGGGTTGCAATTTAGAGGTCAACGAATTTGGCTGTCAGTAATAGAAGACCTTATGTCCAAAGGAATGCACAATGCTCACCAAGTAATAGACATTGTTTTATCCGGTTGCCACCTTTTTGGGTTCCTTTTTTCCGGATTGATATTCCCTTTTGATATAGATAAAGCATTTCAGGCACTTCTTTCGGGTTGTTCAGCGGGTGGTTTAGCTTCCATACTGCACTGTGATGAATTTCGGAATTTATTCCCGAGAAATACTAAAGTGAAGTGTTTGAGCGATGGTGGATTGTTTATGGATGC CGTTGATGTATCTGGTAGGCGTGCACTCAGAAATTTCTTTGGCGGCGTGGTTAGATTACAG GGTTTTCGCAGAAACCTGCCAAGCAGTTGTACCAACCACCGTGATCCAACTTCT TGCTTCTTCCCTCAGAATCTAATCACCAATATTAAAACCCCTCTGTTTATTCTTAATGCGGCCTATGATTCATGGCAG GTCCAAGAAAGCCTGGCTCCTCCAACCGCTGATCCGCATGGCAATTGGCATGGTTGTAAAATGAACAATGAACTATGTTCTGCATCCCAAATCCGATTTTTCGCAAGGTGGATAAGTTCTACGTGA
- the LOC142505523 gene encoding pectin acetylesterase 12-like isoform X2, with protein sequence MSHIYSLTQTNQIHAMSHKLFFVIIMDGTLPGYHLHHGFGTGVNSWLIQLEGGGWCNSIRSCVYRKKTHRGSSTYFKRQLPFTGILSNRAEENPDFFNWNRVKIRYCDGGSFAGDAENKAAGLQFRGQRIWLSVIEDLMSKGMHNAHQALLSGCSAGGLASILHCDEFRNLFPRNTKVKCLSDGGLFMDAVDVSGRRALRNFFGGVVRLQGFRRNLPSSCTNHRDPTSCFFPQNLITNIKTPLFILNAAYDSWQVQESLAPPTADPHGNWHGCKMNNELCSASQIRFLPGFRYHMLNAVKGFSAYQQSGLFINSCFAHCQSERQDTWFADNSPVIGNKAIAIAVGDWYFDRANIKAIDCAYPCGKTCHNLVFR encoded by the exons ATGAGTCACATATATTCTTTAACACAAACGAACCAAATACATGCAATGAGTCacaaattattttttgttattataaTGGATGGAACATTACCTGGCTATCACTTGCATCATGGGTTTGGAACAGGAGTAAACAGTTGGCTCATCCAGTTGGAG GGTGGAGGATGGTGCAACAGTATTAGATCGTGTGTTTATCGCAAGAAGACGCATCGAGGGTCTTCGACGTATTTTAAAAGACAACTTCCATTTACAGGGATACTTAGCAACAGGGCTGAAGAAAATCCCG ATTTTTTTAACTGGAATAGAGTGAAGATACGGTATTGTGATGGGGGATCCTTTGCTGGAGATGCGGAAAACAAG GCTGCAGGGTTGCAATTTAGAGGTCAACGAATTTGGCTGTCAGTAATAGAAGACCTTATGTCCAAAGGAATGCACAATGCTCACCAA GCACTTCTTTCGGGTTGTTCAGCGGGTGGTTTAGCTTCCATACTGCACTGTGATGAATTTCGGAATTTATTCCCGAGAAATACTAAAGTGAAGTGTTTGAGCGATGGTGGATTGTTTATGGATGC CGTTGATGTATCTGGTAGGCGTGCACTCAGAAATTTCTTTGGCGGCGTGGTTAGATTACAG GGTTTTCGCAGAAACCTGCCAAGCAGTTGTACCAACCACCGTGATCCAACTTCT TGCTTCTTCCCTCAGAATCTAATCACCAATATTAAAACCCCTCTGTTTATTCTTAATGCGGCCTATGATTCATGGCAG GTCCAAGAAAGCCTGGCTCCTCCAACCGCTGATCCGCATGGCAATTGGCATGGTTGTAAAATGAACAATGAACTATGTTCTGCATCCCAAATCCGATTTTT ACCAGGTTTCAGGTATCATATGCTGAATGCTGTAAAAGGCTTTTCAGCGTATCAACAAAGTGGGCTATTCATAAATTCTTGTTTTGCTCACTGCCAGTCCGAGAGGCAAGATACTTGGTTTGCAGATAATTCTCCAGTAATTGGCAACAAG GCAATTGCGATTGCTGTCGGAGACTGGTATTTTGATCGAGCAAATATCAAGGCCATCGACTGCGCCTACCCGTGTGGTAAAACTTGTCACAACCTGGTATTCAGATGA
- the LOC142505451 gene encoding hydrophobic protein LTI6B isoform X2, with amino-acid sequence MGTATCIDIIVAILLPPLGVFLKFGCGHEFWICLVLTILGYIPGIIYAIYAITKQ; translated from the exons atgggCACAGCAACTTGCATCGATATTATTGTGGCAATTCTTTTGCCTCCCCTTGGAGTCTTCCTCAAGTTTGGCTGTGGG CATGAGTTCTGGATTTGTCTGGTGCTGACGATCTTGGGTTACATCCCTGGAATTATCTATGCCATCTACGCCATCACTAAGCAGTGA
- the LOC142505451 gene encoding hydrophobic protein LTI6B isoform X1: protein MGTATCIDIIVAILLPPLGVFLKFGCGHEFWICLVLTILGYIPGIIYAIYAITKQ, encoded by the exons atgggCACAGCAACTTGCATCGATATTATTGTGGCAATTCTTTTGCCTCCCCTTGGAGTCTTCCTCAAGTTTGGCTGTGGG CATGAGTTCTGGATTTGTCTGGTGCTGACGATCTTGGGTTACATCCCTGGAATTATCTATGCCATCTACGCCATCACTAAGCA GTGA
- the LOC142505846 gene encoding uncharacterized protein LOC142505846 produces the protein MESLLQEFGNIMPQEPLGFQESQPSMQETQQRDHCSYPSLSAHPHQVPDLALYFGGYNGLLDGGIPSTESLWQRIKWTNEMVKLLITAVCYIGQDSFSESPESETRSRIKGKWRAISKCMIERGYFVSPQQCEDKFNDLNKKYKRLNDVVGSADSRFVVENPALIETMDIRVETKEEVRKILMCKQLFYLEMFAYHNRNWNYIPQDESLKLSLLSALRGKIKHVSRNGIQEIPAVKRQKQGEDRVVSTPPETHSTQVCEKDHNPAIIARLLQLQEMKRQIQDEKIELEKKKFGWLKSNQLEDRELHELKLENEILKFENERLMLELKSWEIRTNKN, from the coding sequence ATGGAAAGTCTCTTGCAAGAATTCGGCAACATTATGCCGCAGGAACCACTTGGTTTTCAAGAATCACAGCCATCAATGCAAGAAACTCAGCAACGAGATCATTGTTCCTATCCCAGTCTATCGGCGCATCCACATCAGGTTCCGGATCTGGCGCTGTATTTTGGTGGTTACAATGGCCTACTTGATGGTGGAATACCAAGCACCGAATCCTTGTGGCAAAGAATAAAGTGGACGAATGAAATGGTTAAGCTGTTGATTACTGCCGTTTGTTATATCGGCCAGGATTCATTTTCTGAATCTCCTGAGAGCGAAACGAGAAGTCGAATAAAGGGTAAATGGAGGGCTATCTCGAAATGTATGATCGAACGGGGTTACTTTGTTTCACCTCAACAATGCGAGGATAAATTCAATGACCTCAACAAAAAGTACAAGCGACTGAATGATGTAGTTGGGAGCGCAGATTCACGATTCGTGGTCGAAAACCCGGCTTTGATCGAGACCATGGACATTCGAGTGGAAACCAAAGAGGAGGTTCGGAAGATTTTGATGTGCAAACAGTTGTTTTACCTAGAGATGTTCGCGTATCACAACCGGAACTGGAACTATATTCCTCAAGACGAGTCGCTAAAACTTTCACTGCTATCTGCTCTTAGGGGTAAAATCAAACATGTTTCTCGAAACGGGATTCAGGAGATACCAGCTGTAAAGAGACAGAAACAAGGAGAAGATCGAGTAGTTTCTACTCCTCCTGAGACACATTCGACACAGGTTTGCGAAAAGGATCACAACCCAGCTATTATAGCCCGTTTGCTGCAGCTACAAGAAATGAAAAGGCAGATACAAGATGAGAAGATAGAGCTGGAGAAGAAGAAGTTCGGgtggctaaaatccaaccagtTAGAAGACAGGGAGTTGCACGAGCTGAAGCTAGAAAACGAGATCTTAAAGTTCGAAAACGAACGATTGATGCTCGAGCTCAAGAGTTGGGAAATCAGGACTAACAAGAACTGA